The Mytilus galloprovincialis chromosome 7, xbMytGall1.hap1.1, whole genome shotgun sequence genome has a window encoding:
- the LOC143084168 gene encoding uncharacterized protein LOC143084168, with amino-acid sequence MKEDIKFKWSRWTDDLSGIDHFEYEVYELVINGSQLDHIIGTVVDRNKNMSVTTSEKIIKELKPGVYSIILTSVDKAGNNRAARCLVLYDNTSVIDVKHTKQIKVNEASATTNYTWVSVDASEISVTWKDRFLNERHEKQGWLRGVKTFINVQEEYDDLYGHRNVSYIRNINGIVRFEIKYEIFGPQLMSNQSFTQTTDVMTQTEYLNISWEDGNRLDITVRAFDIFDEYKDDKISVYKDVSFPVIQHLRLTKGDRVNISVHNLKDFSKMTLEWEAFDYDSGLDQMEWRIYNNYSRLEENSTTMAQGKVEILNDCTKQNDSEPRGPSCYCTMFHGCFQKHFKIGPNIVTDLRITSWKEFGLFDYDYYIQVTATNKAFLKTEKKLQITLDLSRPHEGYVHDGIKGDHEVNFQQGAQLNAHWERFYDLESGIDFYQYVFSDKCFNETEMAVSSEKQITYNTSATCNASSEGTFFISVTAVNKAAESSNVVCSDGVTVSTVIPFIKDFVIEGAKARNQILKDYNGIWWLLDSNLIRHRITDLSGISA; translated from the exons ATGAAG GAAGATATAAAATTCAAATGGTCAAGATGGACAGATGATCTTTCAGGTATCGACCATTTCGAATATGAAGTATACGAGTTAGTTATTAATGGCAGTCAGTTGGATCATATTATTGGAACAGTTGTGGATCGTAACAAGAATATGTCAGTTACAACCTCAGAG aaaattattaaagaacttaaacCAGGAGTTTATTCCATTATTCTGACATCGGTAGACAAAGCGGGCAACAATAGGGCAGCAAGATGTCTAGTTCTTTATGACAATACATCAGTTATTGACGtcaaacatacaaaacaaatcaaagtaAACGAAGCTTCGGCAACGACAAACTATACATGGGTGTCAGTTGATGCCTCAGAAATATCTGTTACATGGAAAGATCGTTTTTTGAATGAAAGACATGAGAAGCAAGGCTGGTTGCGTGgagtaaaaacatttataaacgTCCAAGAGGAATATGATGATTTGTATGGACATCGAAATGTCTCGTATATTCGAAATATAAATG GAATTGTCAGATTTGAAATTAAGTACGAAATATTTGGACCCCAACTTATGTCAAACCAAAGTTTTACACAAACAACAGATGTAATGACTCAAACTGAATATCTGAATATAAGCTGGGAAGATGGTAATAGACTTGATATTACTGTTAGAGCCTTTGACATTTTTGATGAGTACAAAGATGACAAAATATCAGTTTATAAAGATGTTAGCTTTCCAGTAATACAGCACTTACGGTTAACTAAGGGAGACAGAGTGAACATATCAGTTCACAATTTAAAAGATTTCTCTAAAATGAC CCTAGAATGGGAAGCATTTGATTATGACAGTGGGCTGGACCAAATGGAATGGAGAATTTATAATAATTACAGTAGGCTAGAAGAAAATTCTACAACAATGGCACAAGGGAAGGTAGAA atattgaATGACTGCACCAAACAGAATGATTCAGAACCAAGAGGTCCATCATGTTACTGTACAATGTTCCATGGTTGTTttcaaaaacactttaaaattggACCAAATATTGTAACGGATTTAAGAATCACATCGTGGAAGGAGTTTGGGCTATTCGATTATGACTACTATATTCAGGTCACGGCGACAAACAAAGCATTTTTAAAAACCGAAAAGAAATTACAA ATTACTTTAGATTTATCGCGACCGCATGAAGGATATGTTCATGACGGTATTAAAGGTGACCATGAAGTAAATTTTCAGCAAGGTGCACAACTCAATGCTCACTGGGAAAGATTTTATGACCTAGAGAGTGGGATTGACTTTTATCAGTATGTGTTTAGTGATAAATGTTTCAATGAAACAGAGATGGCAGTTAGCAGTGAG aaaCAGATAACTTACAACACTAGTGCTACCTGCAATGCATCATCAGAGGGCACCTTCTTCATCTCTGTGACAGCTGTTAATAAAGCAGCAGAAAGTTCAAACGTGGTATGTTCTGACGGAGTTACAGTCTCTACAGTGATTCCGTTTATCAAAGACTTTGTCATTGAGGGTGCTAAAGCAAGaaatcaaattttgaaagacTACAATGGCATATGGTGGTTACTAGATAGTAATTTAATACGCCATAGAATTACAGATTTGTCGGGAATATCTGCGTAA